ACGTTCCACAGAAAGAATCGGTTCTTTCTGTTTACTCTCACTACCACTGATATCTTTGTTTCCTTCTGTTTCCCAGTTTAAAAAACGCTACCTATGTAACCAATTTAACcgtattataataaatactacATTTATTTTCGTACTTTTATACTGTTTCAAGTTTCTTAAAGtcaacagcttttttttttttctgcaggaAAGGCGTAATGAAGGAAAACAACATTCTGTTTTCACTAGGATATTTGAGTAACATAAAACTTCAGTCTGTAGATAGAAATATAACTTCTCAAAGACTATATGTACCTATCCGTTACTATTTCTTAAAACTGATAGACGACGAATGATTGTGCAGATAGTGAACACTAAACACCTTCAACTTCTAGACTATTGTAATCTGACCGGTAATGGGATTTGACGatcacatttaaaacacattcacAATCCCAAATTTCACATCTACTGAATATATCGTAGGGATTCTAATCCCTCATTTTCGTATTAGCAAATGAACACAATCAGTACAACATAATACTAAATCTTATTCCACAAAGGTGGCATTATATTACCAGTAACTGTCACTATATCGTAACACAATATAAGTagctaaagaaagaaaataacaataaattacccATCATATTCTATAACAgtaaatgtattttactgttaCCGAACTATGAAGACAGCTCCAAGTGAAGATCTCTTAATGAATTTTCAGAGGTATTTATTTCACAATGTGTATTGGATTACGGTACTCTGAGACCTTTACAATTAAACATGTATTTCGAATTTGAATGAAAACTTTAGAATATTATGgtaaaatttaacagtttgttttaattcaaacttCCGTGTTTGATGTTAGTTATAAATCCtcgtttaatataaaattagggTACAAACAGACACTATATAGCTTCCTTTATTAAATGACTATACCATAACCAGTTAAATTTTTGGTTTTTATCCCCACTATTAGGTCTCTGTGTTTGAAGAAGTATAGCACTACTTACTATAGTAAAATTCATCTGCTTAATATCAACTATAAAGTCTCCATTATTAAAAGGTTGGAGCACTGTCGGTTACAGTAAAAAGCGAatgatgtataatttatatgaaatatcAGTGAGTAAAGGTGTTTAATTTACACAGTTTCCTTTGAAGGTCTTCAAGAATTcagttaaattgtaatgttttttaatgaattttgcgCCATGTTATCTGGGTTCGACTacaagtgatagactagagggagggaAGCTGGTCAACATCACTTAGTGGAAATTTCAAGGTTacttttgcactaaaacaaaggTGGaaataactgttacattataacttcttaacggttgaaagggcgaacatatttagtAAAGCGATTAGAGCTCGTGACCCGTACATTGTTATCTGGGTTTTCTAACGAGCACGTGATACCAGATCTAAATGTTAATAAACGACATAGTCAAATAGAACATAAACTATGTTAACTGTCAGTCTACTAGCTACTTATCTTATTCGTTGTTATTAATGTTCAATCACTTCCTAGTATATAAAGGATCTGGTAAAATAATGTTGtgagttttgtaataataaagagAAAAGCTTGAAGTTTAAAAGCTAAATAttagtatatattgtataataggcTTATAACCGTATCTTTCTACAAGGTTTCTTTCCTTATTAGAAGagaaaattttactttatatgaTTCAGGCTacattaaaactagaatatgtaagaaaatattataatactacaTAAATCTATACCATAATTCCTATTTACACcctaaaagtattattaaatattttgtaatagtttCTGTGTTAGCGTGAATCAAAATTCTATAGTGATTTCAGTCCTAGTATGGATCAAccgttttataataaatgtattcttAGTGTcgattaaaattttttttaagttgCAGCAtggattaaataatataaaataatttacgttTTAGCATAAATTAACCGTTCTTAAGAGTTTCAGTCATGACAAGGATTATTACTTTGTTACGTTTCATTTTTAGCGTGGATTAAACTATGTAATATTTCAACTATCAACGTGAATTACAACTTTTAATAGATCATTCTTTAGTATTATCATTACACatgtaataatttaattcttACTATGGAttacaattttgtatttatttcagtattaccATACCTTAATAGTTTCTAAACGTTTTAGTCTTAGTATGGTAATAACTTTTGTCTCTTATATAGTTTTGGTACTGGAAATCGAACAGTCCATAGacatagatatattttaattttctttaaccgATGACACGATTTAAACTTTttcaaattgtatattaaaagCACAGCGAGCTGATTTTTTAGAATGTTATTATCTATCTTCTTTCTTTATAGTTAAATTTTGTAAgttcaaactttatatttttcggtcattaaaaaacaagaaaacatttaaaattatataggAAAAAAGTGATTCACTGAAATTCTACACTTGGAACTGAAAATCACTGTGAGTTAAGATATTTGATACGGTATTTTCCCTTGTTTCATTATATCCACTTAAACACCTCCAACGGTTCGGTTGTACAAGGTAATTAACAAGAGCACGCTCTCtatattcaacaataaaacactCAATAAAGGATGGTTTCAGGGTTAGTAGAAATTCAATGCCACACAGACTGTTAAACCTTTAGCTGTGGTAAAAGGTGGAAAATCCCTACTCACGTGGGTTTTACTGGCCAGCTGGAgatggtgtttttttatttttttaatgatacaGTTATTCTCTGTCAAGTCGTGACTAACATGTCCTTTGTCTTTAtctattagtattaaaatatggtGAAAGTTGGAAAAGAACCAATTTTTTGAAAGATTCAAAACTTGTACATGTGTTCGCAAGAAGAATATCCAAGCATGTGATTTAAACCTGTTTGAGATACGTCAAAACTCCATAAATACTTTCTTGCCAGGACATCCAGTACAATATTGTCCCATTTACGTCTGATCTTCGAGTTGATTTATTGTAATCAGCTCGCATAATCAATTTGTTTAGGTAGGTAAACGTATACTGTTGTATCGGTAACGTTTGTGAAAGTACTATTTCAATAACTTCTCACTCGTTTCTGTCATAATGAATATCGATAGTCTCTGATGTTATCACATAACTCACAAATCaggtttaattcatttttctcaCAAAATGATTTATATCATTTTCTTGGTTTAATACTATGTTTCTTATTGCTAAACGatacttaaaaatgtatttactaaaCTCTGTCAATAACTTacgttatctgtttgttttgtagaaattatatttttttttctttctttatattaaaactgaaatacattatcgatacaaacatatatatatacatataatattactttaagttTTTTGACCACATTAGTTCATGAGGAACTCGAACTTGAGCTttcttagtttaattttaaaatgtcttaataTAACATATGTTTCACGTTCGTTATAAGAgtcaaatataaataacattgagCGACCTTTAGTCTAGCATCAGTATACAAGTgaaaagataaatttttattaacagttttccaAGTAAGATCAGACCCGACCAGAACTATGGGGAAAGCTGTGAAAAGTTTAGTAGGCGTTTTTTGCTCTTTTATTGTTACTCGATAATGTCCGATCATGGAAAAGTAGTGAAGGACATGGAAGGAGCAGCCATTTGAGTTCTGGATTTGGCGGATACGATGGATATGGCTCACATGGAGGAGGAAGAAGATCTGGAGGTGGTTTCGGTAAAGGTGGTGGTTTTGGTGGAGGTTTTGGAGCAGGCGGTGGTGGTGGTGGTAGTGGCGGAGGAGGTGGTTATGGTGGAGGTTATGGAGGAGGCGGTGGATTTGGAGGAGGTTTGGGTGGAGGAGGCGGTGGATTTGGAAGAGGTTTGGGCGGAGGAGGAGGAGGATTTAAAGGGTTCAGAAGAGGTGGTGGAGGATATCGACGTGGAGGTGGTTCTTGTGGATCTTGTGGGTAAGTTTGTAGCTAAAACGTTGTTGAAATTCAAACCTGCATGGGACTACAAATACGAAACCTCTGTTAAAATAGGCTCGAAATAGGGGAGTAAACCTCATATTAACTTTACCAGATAGGATAATAAATCAATTAAACCTTAAGAACATTGTGAAACTCTCGAAAACCAGTTTAGGTCGGCCAGAGGACAATTTTCAAGTATTCATCACTATTAGATATCGAGTATCAATGCATTATATCATGCTAAGTCAGAAAAGatcttgaaaaaaaatttattaaacaacatgTTATGAATTGTCGTGTTAACTAAACATATGACATaattcagtttaatatcataacGAAGACAATAACAGACACCGgtaaatttaaatcaaacaacaaagaactttaaaatatttaatcaaaaactaaatttaacaatgctaaatattaactgtttatcaTACAGGATTGTAAGTTATAGAACTTGTTAATCAGTGGTCAATATTTTACATTTCCtgtgttttatcttttaaataacatgataatcatgtataaaaatgtaaacGAAGTACAGATGAGCATGATAAAATTGATGAAAaaagtattcaaataaataatttaatcgtTGGAAATTTACATTACAATACAGACCGGTAAACTATTTACAATTGTAATGCATACAAAAATATATGATATCACAACTGAAAAAAGTGATcacaagaaaaatcaaaactatattgactgggttataagtaaaacaaagtgTGGAAGATTATCGAAAATTGTGTTAGTTAATTAAACATAAGCTAATGGAACTAAGACGTGTTAATAACATTCTGTTTTAAAGATTAAAAGTCCGCAGAAGATAATAGTGAAACCAAATATTTGACAACGTTCAAAAtacaattgaaatatatttgttaattacagttatataaatatctacagtAGTTCACTATTACTAGTCCTCTTCTCCATTTACTTTACTTACAGAAGTTCTTTAAGTCAGGTAACTTGATGTAAAAGATGTGGATTTCTGGACAAGGTGAACCAAAGCTATAACTCATGGTTTTATATTCATTGTTACTAGATATTTTAGTTCTCTTTACAGTTAAGAAAATTATTAGAATGAATTCAAAATATATCTCATGATGTTTTATAAGAACTTATTTGTTAATtactgttgtttcttttcttcagtcATTGATGGTAACAGTGAACTTTCAAACAAACTACTTTCTCACCTTGCTGAAGCAGGAGCTACGTGTGGTTTTCTGTTGAAAAATCATATGTTTTCTGTCTTTGATATTTACTTAATgatttattgtcattttaattttataaacaactaaagaagtttcaATAAATACATGACAAGTTTATTTATTCTCATTCATTTCTTAGTGTATAAGATTCGTTTAACTTTTTCGTAATTAATAGTAGAAACAGAGAgacaataactttatataaatcTGACactaattgtttattaatataacaaagcGTTACTCGGATAACTTTGTATAAATATAGCACTATCAAAGtggattaattaataaaacataattaatagtACAAACACCTAATGTTACCTATTAATTTTATCACGGAACATAATGTCATATGCATTTACAGTATcaaaatatgttgtacatgaaaagtaaaaaaaaaagacagaaataaaTTACATGGTTAACAATTAATTTCTTGAAGTTTTTGACTAACTGGTAAAACTGTTGAATATTATCAATGCAGTAAACTTTTATTTCGTCTTATCACTTTATCATTAGTAGATAAAACCATATTGCATGAACAAAATATAAGACGAAAAATGTGAAACCATcaatttcattttatcattaatCTGTGTGTGTAATCATACGAAGTGAAGACAATATAGGACGAGTTATAATAAAGTGGAACATGGACAACTTTTACTTGCATGCTGCGCAGATAAAGAGTTACATTTGAACAACTATTGTTGTAAATTATTGACTCCAGTAATGTTAACACATGTGGTGGATTAAACTTTTTGTCGAAACAACACACACTATACAATGTTATAAATCTAAGGCTAATAGATCATTAATATAACAAAACGTTActattataactttatataaatatgacactgacaaaatagattaattaataaAGCGTTAATAGGATAATCTTTCATAAGTCTAACACTAACGTTCCTCGatggcacagcggcaagtctttTGATTTACAACAGTAAATTCAGCGGATACAACATCTCTCGGTGTCGGTGAAAACAGCAGATAACGTGATGGGGCTTTGCTTTTAGAAAACACACCCACACtctaacattaacaaaatagattAATCTAAAAAAATGATTACTACGATGGCTTTATATAAACATGGCAGTTTGAAAGTAGATTTACTTAACAATACATTATAaggataattttatataaatacggCACGAAAAAGTGAActcattaataaaacattagtagGATAACTTTAGATTAAAACAATACACGAGTTCCAAAACatcagaaataatttaatttcaaaataaacacaatgttacgACTAGTAACAGCTTCAAAGTAATCTAATACAATAGAACGTCATAATGTTCTCATATCTCTGtatacagtattttttttatattatttgtttttattccagGTGATACAATGGACGACGTTCATAAATTCTTTATAGTTTGCATGTGGTTCTCTAGATCTATACGTGTTTACAAATACTCGGTGCTTGATTTTATTAAGAGATAAAACCCTCACTTACATGCTCTTGTTAAAGTCAACAATGAATCTCGTGATTTTGATATTGTGTTAGaccaacaataaaagaaatttcacaaGCTAAAAACTTACTgtctgagaaaaaaaattaatttaaacaataaggatatagaagttttatttagtaaaaaatatatatgaatatttatttgaataaaacgtATATAACAAATggaatataaatacagaaatataaaatatatgttttgaagtgttaaaaattaattcaatgtttacattttcaaattaacacGTGATTAAGTAATAAATTCTTTGAGTTAATTGTATGTAGATGTGTAGGTATGTTGTATAGATTCTTCTACAGAGATAATTACAAATGTCTTTGAATAGAAATAGTTCAGAAAGTTAAACCTACTATGTGCTAACGATGAGGAGAGGACCAGACTAACTCTAAATTAATAAGATGTACATCACGAGAAAAAGTCCGTCTACATGTTCTTGCAGAAATGTTGCCCCAATCCTAAAGTCTGGTGCATTAACCTGAACAATGAACGGCTTTTGGAAATGTGGCATTTTAAGAAATGAGTAGTTTTCCAACAACGCACACTCCATTATCCTCTTGATACATATACAAAGAGCTGATTTTCATCTGAATAATAAACTCGTTTCTGTAAAGGCGGTACTGTAATTTCTGGATGGAAAATATGATGGCCAGGCACTCTCGTTTAATTGAAGAATAGTTATTCTCACAACTCAACGTCTTTTCGTTGATGTACATTATGAGAAAAAGTCCGTCTACatgtttttgtataaatgtttCCCCAATCCCAGAGTCCGATGCATCAATATGAACAATGAACGGCTTTTTGTAGTGTGGTATTCTAAGAAATGAGTAGTTTTCCAACACGTTCTTCATCTTGTGTAATGCCACTTGCTGTGGTTGTTTAAACTTCATCTTCTTGGTTTGGCCTGAAGTCAGTGGTGCAGTGACGTCAGTGAAGGTTGAGTTGGACTTCTTATAGTATTCCCGTAATCCAGATACAATCTGACTTGTTGCTTGGACATTGGAGCTTGTGCATCTTGAATGTGGGTTACTTTTCCTTTTCTATGCCTACCCATGGTCGCCAACCTCGAATCCAATAaagaataacacaaaatatgttaTGTACGTCTGAGAGTCAAACCTGCTGCTCTCATCCAAACAGTTTTATTCAAGTATTCATTTTATGTTGCTGTGTGGGTCAACACGTCATCCACATACTGCTAAGCGTTGTTGGTCTTTTGCAGCGTCTTCTGCATCGTGTGTTTAATTGTAGCTGCTGATTTGATTAATCGACATGGCTTCCTATTAAACTTGCAGCATCTAACTAGTGTCACAAAAGCTGTCTTCACTTTCGATTCTATCTGTTAATAACTTTTACTGGCTTCATCTTTTTTTGTCATGATAGCATCTGGGTTGCCCTTAATTTGAAAATCTACTTTTGTCACTATGTGCTTCCAAAAATGCATGCAGAAGATGATTGATTCATACATTTTCTTCACTATAACCTCTGGTGAATAGTGGGCTGTA
Above is a genomic segment from Tachypleus tridentatus isolate NWPU-2018 chromosome 11, ASM421037v1, whole genome shotgun sequence containing:
- the LOC143231476 gene encoding uncharacterized protein LOC143231476, coding for MDMAHMEEEEDLEVVSVKVVVLVEVLEQAVVVVVVAEEVVMVEVMEEAVDLEEVWVEEAVDLEEVWAEEEEDLKGSEEVVEDIDVEVVLVDLVVIDGNSELSNKLLSHLAEAGATCGFLLKNHMFSVFDIYLMIYCHFNFINN